In Seleniivibrio woodruffii, a single window of DNA contains:
- a CDS encoding P-II family nitrogen regulator: protein MKLIKAIVKPHMLDNVKEALNGLGISGMTTYEVKGFGRQKGHHELYRGAEYQIDFVPKIMLETVVPDEIVAQAIGVISEAAKTGKIGDGKIFVLDIIEAVRIRTGETGNDSI from the coding sequence ATGAAGTTAATCAAAGCCATAGTCAAGCCCCATATGCTTGACAACGTTAAAGAGGCGCTGAACGGGCTGGGAATCAGCGGCATGACGACATACGAGGTGAAGGGCTTCGGACGTCAGAAAGGCCACCACGAGCTTTACAGAGGCGCAGAGTATCAGATCGATTTCGTGCCGAAGATCATGCTTGAAACGGTTGTTCCGGATGAAATAGTTGCGCAGGCAATCGGCGTTATTTCTGAAGCGGCTAAAACAGGCAAAATAGGCGATGGTAAAATATTTGTTCTCGATATCATCGAAGCTGTCAGAATCCGTACCGGCGAAACCGGCAACGATTCAATCTAA